Within the Mauremys reevesii isolate NIE-2019 linkage group 2, ASM1616193v1, whole genome shotgun sequence genome, the region TGAAGTATTGTATGTATCTCACTGTATCATCACCTCGAGATACTAGATAAAATTTGCTTTCCAAGTACATTTTGAGGGACAACCAAAGCACTCAATTCTGCCTCTCTTTCTGGCTGCTACagtgaggggaaggaaatggaaaCACTAAGCACAAGCCTGAGCTCTTACCAATCATTCTGGCAGAAGGGGCTCTGGGGGTAACAAGCAGCTGTGATACTGCTGTCTGCCCCCGGAACACCCATTGTCAAATTGATTATAGTATGAGCAGGAATGAAAACTAAATCTCCCATTAAGACATCTCCTcctacacagagagcagagagaaaAAGTGGCACAAAGGTTAAGTCTGTATGATGCTTGTGATCACACTGCCAATTTTAGCCTTGCTTTTCCCCTTCaaattcagttttcatttaaatctATGCAATGTTACCAGTTTGTTGTAGACTTTAAGATTAATTTTTATTATAAAGTCTTGAAACCAGGGACTGGTCTCTGAGATTTCCTGTCAGAGTAGACAACTCCCTCAGTCAGTGACTCTCTTGTGTTGGCCAGTGGAGAATCTCCTCTCTGCCCTACAGCCATCTCCAGTACTGGATTTACATTGGCGCCATTGTGCCGGGCCAATACTTGGAAGGGGCCAATAATGATTACTTAGgtacccacaaaaggttaatccggccctaaCCACAGTCTGGTAATGTGAAGAGTCAGCAacttcccagcacccactgaAAATGCTCAGCAGTCCAGGGAGCACAGCACACAGGCGCAACAGGGACTCAGTGTTGCGGGGTATGCTGGGAGCtgcagttcacacactgctgcaTTCCACTGGGCCCTTGGACCTGAGCCACCAGCGTTGTCTGTGGCCCCCAGGAGCAGTgtaaaggctaatgtagtgcccatctttaaaaaagggaaggaggaggattcggggaactacaggccagtcagcctcacctcagtcccttgaaaaatcatggagcaggtcctcaaggaaccaattttgaagcactttgagaagagggaagtgatcaggaacagtcagcatggattcaccaagggcaagtcatgcctgactaacctaactgccttctatgaggagataagtgGCTCTGTGTATgcggggaaagcagtggacgtgttattcctttactttagcaaagcttttgatacggtgtcccacagtattcttgacagcaagttaaagaagtatgggctggatgaatggactataacatggagagaaagctggctagatcgtcgagCTCAATGATCAGTGGCcccatatctagttggcagctggtatcaagcagaatggcccaagggtcggtcctggggccggttttgttcaatatcttcattaatgatctggaggatggcatagactacactctcagcaagtttgccgatgacactaaactgggaggagtggtagatatgctggaggatagggatagtatacagagggacctaaacaaattagaggattgggtcaaattggggggagggatagctcagtggtttgagcactggcctgctaaacccagggttgcgagctcaatccttgagggggacatttagggaactggggtaaaaatctgtctggggattggtcctgctttgagcagggggctggactagatgaccttctgaggtcccttccaaccctaatcttctatgattctatgaaaagaaacctgatgatgttcaacaaggacaaatgcagagtcctgcacttaggacggaagaatcccatgcactgctacagactagggaccgaatggctgggcaacagttctgcagaaaaggacctaggggttacagttgacaagaagctggatatgagtcaacagtgtgcccttgttgccaagaaggctaacggcattttgggctctGTAAGTAGGACATTGCCAGAAGATCGAAGGACAtaatcgttcccctctattcgacattgacaaggcctcatctggagtactgtgtccagttttgggccccatactacaagaaggatgtggaaaaattggaaagagtccagcagagggcaacaaaaatgattagggggctcaagcacatgacatatgaggagaggctgagggaactgggattgtttagtctgcagaagagaagaatgaggggggatttgatagctgctttcaactacctgaaagggggttccaaagaggatggatctagactgttctcagtggtagcagatgacagaagaaggagtaatggtctcaagttgcagtgggggaggtttaagttggatattaggaaaaactttttcactaggagggtggtgtagtactggaattggttacctagggaagtggtggaatctccttccttagaggtttttaaggtcaggcttgacaaagccctagctgggatgatttagttggggattggtcctgctttgagcagggtattggactagatgacctcctgaggtcccttccaaccctgatattgtatgattATATGATAGCAGCACTGGTCGATGCTGGCTGCCAGTGGGAATGCCCAGAAACTTTTCTCTGCACTCCAGGGAGGGGAGGTGGTAGAGCACGGTTTGGGGGGAAGGGACGAGTTCAGGTCCAATGTGGGAGCTGAcagtgatggggcgggggggagtgttAGGAGAAGCGGGGTGTGAAGGGGGACAGAAAGGAGAGTCTGGGTTGAAGGTGGGGGGGACGACAgtaggagggaaggaggaaggcgACAGCCCTGGGGTGAAAATAGGGATGGCTAGGTGGGCagttatactcctgggggaattctgcatcaaaaaatTTAACATTCtgtgtacaatattttaaaattctgcatattttatttttcaaaacaacATTATATAATTACACCAGTTTCAACTATTATTTCCAAGTTCATTTTCAATGATTAtgtctaacaatacagacacaaaaAAATTCCTTGTTTCTCTGCCCTACCACCCACAGAGCCCAGCTACAGGTCCCTCCAGCCCAGACACTCATACCCCACCTTCCTCCACAGCCCAGCTATGAGGTGCCCCCTATCCCAGACACCCACACCCCCTACTccctcagagcccagctgcagagctccccctgcccagacactcacatgccccccccccatccctcagagcccagctgtgcccctcccacccacagcccAGATACCCACACCCCCTCCTCACCCACAGCCTAGCTGCAGGGCCTTCCCAGCCCAGGCACCCCCTCCCGCCCAGAGCTAACTACCACCTTCCCCTCTGCACCCAGACACTTGCACCCTCCAGAGCCCAGGGGATCCAGAGGAAGAAACAGCCTGATACTGGGTCCCAGGCTTGTGTGGAATTTCCTGCATGCCACCTCTTTTCTTCAGGCAGCACGTGAGGAACTGGAGCTATCAAGAACCCCCAtgcttctcctctctccttctGCCCCCCATAGTGTATAGTCCAGAAGCCCTTTGTGGCCACCAGCAGCTTATATCTATGGGAGAAAAGGAAATTCTGTAcacacaacattaatttctgtgcAAATTCTGCCTAGGCAGTGGTGCAGAATTATTCCAGGAGTATACTGGGAGTAGCAGGGAGATTGAGGAGAGCCCCTATGTGAAGGTGGGATTTAGTTTTATGTGTGGAGGGAAACAGTAGGgcggatggggggcgggggagaagccCAGGTGTGaatgttgggggaggggcttgAGCCTGGATTGTGGTAGCCTTGGTGGTaaagcgtgtctctctcatcAGAGGCCCTGTCTCCCCGCAAAAGATGGGCAACAGCAATTTTCCTCCCCACTCTCCACCCCAGTAACTTTAATGTTTCTTCACCTGAAGTCATGAGTGATGGTGAGGCAAAGGGAGAAACAGCCTAAAGaaactaacatttaaaaaaagttttgtaaatatttttgtaCCAAAGCAGAAAATACACCtttcaaaaaatatatttttaaaacataaatttGGATGGAGGAGGTGGGGAAATGCAGGTGCAATTCCACTAACTGGGCTTAATATGGCTCAGAAACGTGCTAATTAAGCATGTGTGTTCAGGCCCCAAGCAGGCACTGAGTGttttaacaaaaaagaaaaaactaacAAACAACCCTCTCCCACATAAATAAATCAAATTCAAGAGTATTCTGGGTATATTGATGTTAGCTCAGTTTGTTCTCTACGGGTTGAGGGGAGACATCAATCAAGTGTGGCTTCAAATATCTTATTTTGCTTTTGAATAAATGTTTTCATTCCCATCCCAGCAGTACTGGGTTTACTATAGGGCCAGTGGTACCAGGTCTACATTCAGAAGGGGCCCATAACGACTACATGGGGGCCCATGaatatgtttggtgccaggcccacaaaaggttaatccagccccaGTCATTCCCCATTCTGCTCACCCCCACACAGTATTCTACTCTCTCCAGAAGTGTCCCCATCCATCCATTCTCCTGTTACCTCCCCAAAATTTGCCTCCCAGGTCCTTAGCAAACAATCCAGCTGGGGATTGTCCTATGCGACTGCACTCTCATCACATAATCCTCACATAGAAGCCCACTCAGCCACACCTACGGATATGTCCACATACAAACCAAACACTTGCAGTAGTTATCTTGAATTCTGAGAGACTCCTCAGCTGGTGAACCAGAGACAGGAAGCAATTACTAGAGTTAGAGGGAAACCATACAGAGAAGGGGAGACATACTGTGAAGGCTGTAGTCTCAGTCACCAATCCACAGCTGAATTACTACTAAGGGCCTGTAGAGAAAGTAAGGGAGAGATATGGAGGGGACCCATGGGGGTATTTCTGGGGAGGGGAAATACTGTGAGGGGCTGTAAAGAGCATGGCAGTTAAAGTgcaatctcaggcctggtctacgctaccaCAGTAAATTGATCTAACTTAACGCAACTTCGGTTACATGACAACACTGTGCTGTCGACGGGGGAGCGTCTCCTGTccaggtcatgtctacactatggggagAGACTGACCTAAATGATggaaattcagctacgtgaacaaCATAGCTaaagtcaacatacttagatctacctATGTGGATTGGAGACGCTCTCCTATCGACTCCCCTTGCGCTTCTTgttcaggtggagtacagaagtcaatgggatcttCACTAGATCTGCTAAATCGATCACCGATGCATCgatcccccggtaagtgtagacaagccctcagggaGGTGCAGTACACAAATGGCTTGATTtagtgtgtcttcaccagacccgctaacTCACCACTCGCTACATTGATTGCAACACTGCTGATCTACCAGTAAATTACATAGGTCAGCTGAGGGGCCTGCTGAAGAGGACAACCCACAGCTCCATTGATAACAGCTAATCTTAGCGCAGGTGCAAGTATTATAGCAATGGGGAATGGCTAGTGTGCAAAACCGATCTGAACACCCCAGCAAAGAAAACCTAATCACATAGTTGTACTGTGCACAAGCGCAGCAGCGCCCTGCTCTGACTGGGGACTCTGGCTACCACAACACACCGGGTTAAAGGGCGCTGGAGGGGCAGCGGAGTGACACCCCGTAACACCTGCTGCGCCGGCATTAAAGACACAGGAAACCCAGAGAGGAGAGCGGCGCAGGAGTCGGCGAGCGGCTCCCAGTCCCGGGAAACCCGCTGGCTTCTGTGCCGCGGCCGGAAGCGCGTAACTCGGGGCCACGGACCGGCCCCGCTCGGGGGCAGCCCCGGCCGCCCCAGCCCGGCACAGCAACGTTTACCTGTCCCGTGTGCGTCACTTTCTCGCCGCTCTCGGACACGCGCACGCCGTAGCCTCTCCGCGGGGGTGCGGCCGCCACGCGAACCGGAGCGAGGCGCCTTAGCAACAACAATCCGCGGAAGGTCGAGCAGGGCGCTGCCATGTTGACTCAACCACGTGATCGAGCGACCTGGTGCCGCGGCTGCACATGCGCAACGCGCTTTGCCCCAGAGGCGGCGCAGTGGAGCACGTGACAGcgcagcaccagccccgcccccgcctgcTGTGGCGGCGCAGCGCCCCGCTCTTCACGTGACCTCGCCGCGCCCGAGCCGCGCTCCTCGGCCCCCGCTGCAGCTGCTTCGCCGCCGGCGAGCGAAGGTCGGTGGCTCGGACGGGGGGTGGGGCCGCTGGGGGGGCCTGGCCCGGCTCGTGGCAGCGCCGGGGTCAAGGGGCTTCCCCGGGCCGGAGCGGCCCTGTGCCTGCTTGGGCCGTTACCCGCGGCCGGGCGTTCGGGCTCCGCTGGtggccggcggggcggggcggggccctgCCTGGGCCGCGGGGCGACAGGCCCCTGACTCGTCTCTTCTGCCGCAGGCGAGACAACATGGCGGCGCTGCTGGTGAAGACCCTGTTGGCGGCTGCCGCCGCCCCGCTGCGTTACCTCCGGCCCtgcgcggccccgcgcctgccctTCTCGTCCCTGGGCTTCGGACACGTCCTACCGACCGCGCCGGCGTTGGCCGCCAAGCAGCGCGGCCTGGTAGGTCAGCCGCTGCTTGCAAGCAGCCAGCTTCCAGGCGGCCAGACTGTCATGGGGATGAAAACAAAAGGTGTCATCAAAAGGCGCTGTAAGGACTGTTTTATTGTTCGCAGACGTGGACGATTATTTGTGTACTGTAAAACTCATCCCAGACACAAGCAACGACAGGCATAATTTCAGTGTTTTAATGAAAGTAAAACAtctgttctctgaaaatgtccctCAGAAGACTAGTAAGCTTCCGAAGGAAAATACTAAACTAATTCTGCCTATGAAATGATGATCACTGTAAAGATTGCATATAGTACCAGAGTACACGTGAATGGCTACTGAGC harbors:
- the MRPL36 gene encoding 39S ribosomal protein L36, mitochondrial produces the protein MAALLVKTLLAAAAAPLRYLRPCAAPRLPFSSLGFGHVLPTAPALAAKQRGLVGQPLLASSQLPGGQTVMGMKTKGVIKRRCKDCFIVRRRGRLFVYCKTHPRHKQRQA